GCCCGCCGAGCCTTTAATCGTATGAGCAGCACGGAATATGGCATTTATGCTATCCATATCATCTGGCGCATGTTCAAGATGCAGTAGCGCATCTTCCATATGCTCCAAAAGCTCGCGGCCTTCAATAATAAAGGTCTGTAAGGCATCGTCCAGATTCATTGCATATTCCTTTCAGCCCGCGGCTAGATTGGCTTGTTATCTAATTCACTTAATTACCTGTAACCTTTATTGATGCTCCATACATAAAACGATCTAAGCCTGGATCACTACTGGATCTCCAAAAAAACTGCCAAGATCCGTTAAATCCAGCATGTCTTGTACTGATGCGCTGTGTCCCGTAAAACGCAGTTGTGTTCCGCGAGTAATGCTTTCAATCTTGGCCATCAGCATGATTTGCAGACCCGCACTATCAATTTCAGTGATTTGCGATAAATCAAACTCAATCTCTCGCGCTTTAGCCAAGGGTTCTTCCAATGCCGCTTTTAGCTCTTGAGCAACAAATATCGTCATCTCGCCATCCACTGCTAGCTGGCAGAGGTCTTTTTTCATCACTATATTGATAGCCATTTTTTTGCCTCGTTTATTTGCTTATACGTTAAGACTTTGGCCTTGTGTTACGGGCATTTAGCACTTACGGGAGAATCAGTTTTGAGACTGCATTTAGCAGTTGTGCTGGCTGAAATGGCTTCACCACCCAGGCCTTTGCTCCCGCTGCCTGACCTTGTACTTTTTTGTCTTCACCACTTTCAGTAGTAAGCATGATGACGGGAGTGAATTTATACGCTGGCAGCTGTT
This genomic window from Methyloradius palustris contains:
- a CDS encoding STAS domain-containing protein, encoding MAINIVMKKDLCQLAVDGEMTIFVAQELKAALEEPLAKAREIEFDLSQITEIDSAGLQIMLMAKIESITRGTQLRFTGHSASVQDMLDLTDLGSFFGDPVVIQA